In a genomic window of Thermus sp. LT1-2-5:
- a CDS encoding single-stranded DNA-binding protein has translation MKAILKAYLARKPELVYTNQGVAIWKTSVAVQGRRKEDEAVFLEVLALGGLAEALAEMDPPKGTYAHLEGRLQTETYEGKDGKKTRLTLVLDDFALLVRPKKAEGAEGTPSEDLF, from the coding sequence ATGAAGGCGATTCTGAAGGCGTACCTGGCGAGGAAGCCCGAGCTGGTCTACACCAACCAGGGCGTGGCGATCTGGAAGACCTCAGTGGCCGTGCAGGGGCGGCGGAAGGAGGACGAGGCGGTCTTCCTCGAGGTCCTGGCCTTGGGCGGCCTCGCCGAGGCCCTGGCGGAGATGGACCCGCCCAAGGGGACTTACGCCCACCTGGAGGGCAGGCTCCAAACGGAGACCTACGAGGGAAAGGACGGGAAGAAGACCCGGCTCACCCTGGTCCTGGACGACTTCGCCCTTCTGGTGCGGCCCAAGAAGGCAGAAGGGGCGGAGGGAACGCCGAGCGAGGACCTGTTCTAG
- a CDS encoding ribonucleoside-diphosphate reductase subunit alpha, producing MTKTKRTYEPWYWANEHTRLYMRRGYLLPGVSVEERVREIAQRAEALTKVEGFGRKFQEYVARGWYSLATPIWANYGLRRGLPISCYGTYVEDDTASILRAVAEVGMMSKQGGGTSLYLGRLRPRGAPIRDNGESNGSFAFASLFDRVIEVFNQGSTRRGQCAAYLDIEHPDLEEWLSIQREHSPVQSLFWGVSVGDRWLEEMIAGDGEKRARWAKVLKSRAEVGIPYLFFRDNANQKAPEVFKTLGKTIWASNLCTEIMLPSSEEESFVCCLSSLNLLHYEEWKDTDAVETLVIFLDSVLDDFIEKAEGIPYMERAVRFAKRYRAIGLGVLGWHSYLQSQRIPLESPEAFRRNAEIFKTIRERAEEASRWLRKRHPEDELAGVGELKERRNATLLAIAPTKSSAFILGQVSPSIEPYTSNYYLKDLQKARVPFKNPFLEEVLREKGKDEEKVWRSILEHNGSVQHLDFLTDEEKAVFKTFAEVSQMTLVNLAASRQKHIDQGQSLNLVIHPEAPPKDVNALVLHAWRSGLKALYYQFSQSVAQAYSRDLLLSCQACES from the coding sequence ATGACCAAGACCAAGCGGACCTACGAGCCCTGGTACTGGGCCAACGAGCACACCCGCCTCTACATGCGCCGGGGCTACCTGCTGCCCGGGGTGAGCGTGGAGGAGCGGGTGAGGGAGATCGCCCAGCGGGCCGAGGCCCTCACCAAGGTGGAGGGGTTTGGCCGCAAGTTCCAGGAGTACGTGGCCCGGGGCTGGTACTCCCTCGCCACCCCCATCTGGGCCAACTACGGCCTCAGGCGGGGCCTTCCCATCTCCTGCTACGGCACCTACGTGGAGGACGACACCGCTTCCATCCTGAGGGCGGTGGCTGAGGTGGGGATGATGAGCAAGCAGGGGGGAGGGACCTCCCTCTACCTGGGAAGGCTCCGCCCACGGGGGGCCCCCATCCGGGACAACGGGGAGAGCAACGGCTCGTTTGCCTTCGCCTCCCTCTTTGACCGGGTGATCGAGGTCTTCAACCAGGGCTCCACCCGCAGGGGCCAGTGCGCCGCCTACCTGGACATAGAGCACCCTGACCTCGAGGAGTGGCTTTCCATCCAGCGGGAGCACTCCCCGGTTCAGTCCCTCTTCTGGGGGGTGAGCGTGGGGGACCGCTGGCTTGAGGAGATGATCGCCGGGGACGGGGAGAAGCGGGCCCGCTGGGCCAAGGTCCTGAAGAGCCGGGCCGAGGTGGGCATCCCCTACCTCTTCTTCCGGGACAACGCCAACCAAAAGGCCCCCGAGGTCTTCAAAACCCTCGGCAAGACCATCTGGGCCAGCAACCTCTGCACGGAGATCATGCTCCCCTCCTCGGAGGAGGAGAGCTTCGTCTGCTGCCTCTCCTCCCTGAACCTCCTCCACTACGAGGAGTGGAAGGACACGGACGCGGTGGAGACCCTGGTCATTTTCCTGGACTCCGTGCTGGACGACTTCATTGAGAAGGCGGAGGGCATCCCCTACATGGAGCGGGCGGTGCGCTTCGCCAAGCGCTACCGGGCCATCGGCCTCGGGGTCCTGGGCTGGCACAGCTACCTCCAGTCCCAAAGAATCCCCCTGGAAAGCCCCGAGGCCTTCCGTAGGAACGCCGAGATCTTCAAGACCATACGGGAGCGGGCCGAGGAGGCCTCGAGGTGGCTGAGGAAGCGGCACCCCGAGGACGAGCTCGCCGGGGTGGGGGAGCTTAAGGAAAGGCGCAACGCCACCCTCCTCGCCATCGCTCCCACCAAGTCCAGCGCCTTCATCCTGGGCCAGGTCTCTCCCTCCATAGAGCCCTACACCAGCAACTACTACCTGAAGGACCTACAGAAAGCTCGCGTCCCCTTCAAGAACCCCTTCCTGGAGGAGGTGCTGAGGGAAAAGGGCAAGGACGAGGAAAAAGTCTGGCGGAGCATCCTGGAGCACAACGGTTCCGTGCAGCACCTGGACTTCCTCACCGATGAGGAAAAGGCGGTGTTCAAGACCTTCGCCGAAGTCTCGCAGATGACCCTGGTGAACCTGGCGGCCTCGAGGCAGAAGCACATTGACCAGGGGCAGTCCCTGAACCTTGTGATCCACCCGGAGGCCCCGCCCAAGGACGTGAACGCCCTGGTCCTCCACGCTTGGCGCTCGGGCCTCAAGGCCCTCTATTACCAGTTCAGCCAGAGCGTGGCCCAGGCCTACAGCCGGGACCTCCTCCTCTCCTGCCAAGCCTGCGAGAGCTGA
- a CDS encoding ribonucleotide-diphosphate reductase subunit beta, translating to MPLTAPRLAYRPYEYPELLRFRDAIRHSYWVHTEFSFQSDLQDHALADEKERSLVERALLAIAQVELAVKLFWARVYDRFPKPEIAEVGLTFAESEVRHANAYAHLLELLGLEEAFGQALEGASALRDRAQALGEALRRAQGKDLREYALALFLFSAFTEHVSLFSQFYVLMALNRRGNRYKGISNAIEATSKEENVHGLFGVELLRLLRTEHPEALGEEFQEESLRLAQKLFRAEENLLDWLFAMGEPSLVGHGETLEFLKGRFNEVLALHGLPEAFPVDRARLRDTEWFTLELLADKEVDFFNKRSVAYARRVQSFDPEELF from the coding sequence GTGCCCCTCACGGCGCCTAGGCTCGCCTACCGCCCCTACGAGTACCCCGAGCTCCTCCGCTTCCGGGACGCCATCCGGCACAGCTACTGGGTGCACACGGAGTTCAGCTTCCAGTCCGACCTTCAGGACCACGCCCTGGCCGACGAGAAGGAGCGCTCCCTGGTGGAGCGCGCCCTCCTCGCCATCGCTCAGGTGGAGCTCGCCGTCAAGCTCTTCTGGGCCCGGGTCTACGACCGCTTTCCCAAGCCCGAGATCGCCGAGGTGGGCCTCACCTTCGCCGAGAGCGAGGTACGGCACGCCAACGCTTACGCCCACCTCCTGGAGCTTTTGGGCCTGGAGGAGGCCTTTGGACAGGCCCTGGAGGGGGCGAGCGCCCTCCGGGATCGGGCCCAAGCCCTGGGAGAGGCCCTTCGGCGCGCCCAGGGGAAGGACCTGCGGGAATACGCCCTCGCCCTCTTCCTCTTCTCCGCCTTCACGGAACACGTCTCCCTCTTCTCCCAGTTCTACGTCCTCATGGCCCTAAACCGCCGCGGCAACCGCTACAAAGGGATCTCCAACGCCATTGAGGCCACCAGCAAGGAGGAGAACGTCCACGGCCTCTTTGGGGTGGAGCTCCTCCGTCTCCTCAGGACGGAGCACCCCGAGGCCCTGGGGGAGGAATTTCAGGAAGAGTCTCTACGCCTCGCCCAGAAGCTCTTCCGGGCCGAGGAAAACCTCCTGGACTGGCTCTTCGCCATGGGGGAACCCTCTTTGGTGGGGCACGGAGAAACCCTGGAGTTCCTCAAGGGACGCTTCAACGAAGTCCTCGCCCTCCATGGACTCCCCGAAGCCTTCCCTGTGGACCGGGCGAGGCTTCGGGACACGGAGTGGTTCACCCTGGAGCTCCTCGCCGACAAGGAGGTGGACTTCTTCAACAAGCGGAGCGTGGCCTACGCGCGCAGGGTACAAAGCTTTGATCCGGAGGAGCTTTTCTGA
- a CDS encoding acyl-CoA thioesterase, with the protein MRETRMVYPVFPGETNHYGTLFGGTVLAWMDQAAFVAATRHARKKVVTVHADAVDFKRPVPLGAIVELVARVREVGRTSMRVEVEMWVEPVKEGEEAYLAARGGFVLVAVDERGRPSPVPPLEGGEARAPHGA; encoded by the coding sequence ATGCGGGAGACGCGGATGGTCTACCCCGTCTTCCCCGGGGAGACCAACCACTACGGAACCCTGTTTGGCGGAACGGTTCTGGCCTGGATGGACCAGGCGGCCTTTGTGGCCGCCACGCGCCACGCGCGCAAGAAGGTGGTAACGGTACACGCGGACGCGGTGGACTTCAAGCGCCCCGTCCCCCTGGGGGCCATCGTGGAGCTGGTGGCCCGGGTGCGGGAGGTGGGGCGCACCTCCATGCGGGTGGAGGTGGAGATGTGGGTGGAGCCGGTGAAGGAAGGCGAGGAGGCCTACCTGGCCGCCCGGGGCGGGTTTGTCCTGGTGGCGGTGGACGAAAGGGGGAGGCCAAGCCCGGTGCCTCCCCTGGAAGGAGGTGAGGCCCGTGCCCCTCACGGCGCCTAG
- a CDS encoding ABC transporter ATP-binding protein, producing the protein MRLLVQNVHKRFGKLEALKGVSLELGAGEILGLLGPNGAGKTTLIKVVLGLLLPDGGEVVLEEGGARRRPQGHEFGVLLEGSRNLYVNLSLLVNALYFGGIRGLPPREVRPRFEAWLERFGLKDRLHAPLASLSRGMQQKAALALALALKPRFLLLDEPTLGLDPVSRREFEGILLELKKEGWGILLTSHDLEVVERVSDRVAFLHRGEVRRQGPTRALLRDWAGEGYRVRLAEPKAEALLQALGPGWSAEGPEVLFFLGPWEALREALGTLPVEVLEVSRGTPSLEALFLHLFGEARPSPGAQPRTV; encoded by the coding sequence ATGCGGCTTTTGGTGCAGAACGTCCACAAGCGCTTCGGCAAGCTGGAGGCCCTCAAGGGGGTGAGCCTGGAGCTTGGGGCCGGGGAGATCCTGGGCCTTTTGGGCCCCAACGGGGCGGGCAAGACCACCCTCATCAAGGTCGTCCTCGGCCTCCTCCTCCCCGATGGGGGGGAGGTGGTCCTGGAGGAGGGCGGGGCGCGGCGCAGACCCCAGGGCCACGAGTTCGGCGTCCTCCTGGAGGGAAGCCGCAACCTCTACGTCAACCTGAGCCTCCTGGTGAACGCCCTCTACTTCGGGGGCATCCGGGGGCTTCCCCCCAGGGAGGTCCGCCCCCGGTTTGAGGCCTGGTTGGAGCGCTTCGGCCTAAAGGACCGCCTCCACGCCCCCCTCGCCTCCCTCTCCCGGGGCATGCAGCAGAAGGCGGCCTTGGCCTTGGCCCTCGCCCTCAAGCCCCGCTTCCTCCTCCTGGACGAGCCCACCCTGGGCCTGGACCCCGTGAGCCGGAGGGAGTTTGAGGGGATCCTCCTGGAGCTTAAGAAGGAGGGCTGGGGCATCCTCCTCACCTCCCACGACCTCGAGGTGGTGGAGCGGGTGAGCGACCGGGTGGCCTTCCTCCACCGGGGGGAGGTGCGGCGGCAGGGCCCCACCCGGGCCCTCCTCCGGGACTGGGCCGGGGAGGGGTACCGGGTGCGCCTCGCCGAGCCCAAGGCGGAGGCCCTCCTCCAGGCCTTAGGCCCCGGCTGGAGCGCCGAGGGCCCCGAGGTCCTCTTCTTCCTCGGGCCGTGGGAGGCGCTGCGGGAGGCCTTGGGAACTCTTCCCGTGGAGGTCCTCGAGGTCTCCAGGGGAACGCCGAGCCTGGAGGCCCTCTTCCTCCACCTCTTCGGGGAGGCCCGCCCTTCCCCTGGCGCACAACCTCGCACTGTCTAG
- a CDS encoding ABC transporter — MFWQLWSEFLLEWNLTRRYWFDTLAGLLASVLFFYSMVLGLENLTPEGLASLGLDLGPLLLVFAAFNLVVGTFQSIAYSVQSEAALGTLEHLGLARGGLLRQLLLRALVRGLQGITTSALVLLPLALLLGVRLAPAPWWPLSLLLLYLAALGFALGMGALALHFKQVEGFFTIVQFLFLPYFFSLVRFAPWMTPLPFAPGTQLLKLALTGEGAFPGLLLLAFVQALLFLGAGLFAMAWVYAAVRRRGLLGRY, encoded by the coding sequence GTGTTTTGGCAACTCTGGAGCGAGTTTCTCTTAGAGTGGAACCTGACCAGGCGCTACTGGTTTGACACCCTGGCGGGGCTTCTGGCCTCCGTTCTCTTCTTCTACTCCATGGTCCTCGGCCTGGAGAACCTGACCCCCGAGGGGCTGGCGAGCCTGGGCCTGGACCTGGGCCCCCTCCTCCTGGTCTTCGCCGCCTTCAACCTGGTGGTGGGCACCTTCCAGTCCATCGCCTATTCCGTCCAGTCCGAGGCCGCCTTAGGCACCCTGGAGCACCTGGGCCTGGCCCGAGGAGGGCTTCTCCGACAGCTCCTCCTGCGCGCCCTCGTACGGGGACTTCAGGGCATCACCACAAGCGCTCTTGTCCTCCTTCCCCTCGCCCTTCTCCTCGGGGTGCGGCTCGCCCCCGCCCCCTGGTGGCCTTTGAGCCTTTTGCTTCTCTACCTCGCCGCCCTAGGCTTCGCCCTGGGCATGGGAGCCCTCGCCCTTCACTTCAAGCAGGTGGAGGGCTTCTTCACCATTGTCCAGTTCCTCTTCCTTCCTTACTTCTTCTCCCTGGTTCGCTTCGCTCCCTGGATGACCCCCCTCCCCTTTGCCCCAGGGACGCAGCTCCTGAAGCTCGCCCTCACCGGGGAGGGGGCGTTCCCCGGGCTTCTCCTCCTCGCCTTCGTGCAGGCCCTCCTCTTTCTCGGGGCGGGGCTTTTCGCCATGGCCTGGGTCTACGCGGCGGTGCGGCGGAGGGGCCTATTAGGGAGGTACTGA
- a CDS encoding radical SAM protein encodes MNYKPSRFNHFHTLPTGEKLAFNSLSGGLAVLDSEGWARYTALVKGEPLDPKNPVDQGLVEGRFVVLENFDELAYLKTLHLRQRYTTEAWSLTICPTIDCNFGCDYCFQRHRVSRMTEAVQAKLLEVFAQKAPRLSKFFVTWFGGEPTLAWDVVQKLSQGFMEIAERNRVEYSASLITNGYLLDEGKVADMVRYRIHLVQITLDGDAPYHDQRRHLLTGEGSFERILANLRLFLGKPVFVHIRVNVDVRNREGVPALLKRLAEEGLAHQENLRVYFAPVTSTAPPSHGVKGFCFTRKDFARIEPEYFTLAESLGLATLPYPSLQLGGCVAAHPEGFVVEPDGTLQKCWDTVGQPEFAVGNLLEYDPLQLAENPVYQRWMSWDPFSEKLACSRCTWLPACMGGCPLKVVFPEAMPEGKVELECTTFKWNWKRTFTLLAERAGEAEPAPRPCTG; translated from the coding sequence ATGAACTACAAACCAAGCCGCTTCAACCACTTCCACACCCTGCCCACGGGCGAGAAGCTCGCCTTCAACTCCCTCTCCGGTGGCCTGGCCGTCTTGGATTCAGAAGGATGGGCGCGCTACACGGCCCTGGTCAAGGGGGAGCCCTTGGACCCCAAGAACCCTGTAGACCAGGGGCTCGTGGAAGGCCGCTTCGTCGTTCTCGAGAACTTTGACGAGCTGGCCTACCTTAAGACCCTCCACCTGCGGCAGCGCTACACCACGGAAGCCTGGAGCCTAACGATCTGTCCCACCATAGACTGCAACTTCGGCTGCGACTACTGTTTCCAGCGGCACCGGGTGAGCCGCATGACCGAAGCGGTTCAGGCCAAGCTTCTTGAGGTCTTCGCTCAAAAAGCCCCCCGCCTCAGCAAGTTCTTCGTCACCTGGTTTGGCGGTGAGCCCACCCTGGCCTGGGATGTTGTTCAGAAGCTATCCCAAGGATTCATGGAGATAGCCGAGAGGAACCGCGTGGAGTACAGCGCGAGCCTCATCACGAACGGCTACCTCCTGGACGAAGGGAAGGTGGCGGACATGGTCCGCTACCGCATTCACCTGGTCCAGATCACTCTGGACGGGGACGCTCCCTACCACGACCAGCGCCGCCACCTCCTTACCGGGGAGGGGAGCTTTGAGCGCATCCTGGCCAACCTGCGCCTCTTCCTCGGGAAACCTGTCTTCGTCCACATCCGGGTCAACGTGGACGTCCGGAACCGCGAGGGTGTGCCCGCCCTCTTGAAGCGTCTGGCCGAGGAAGGGCTGGCCCACCAGGAGAACCTGCGGGTCTACTTTGCCCCCGTAACCTCCACCGCCCCGCCCAGCCACGGGGTCAAAGGGTTTTGCTTTACCCGCAAGGACTTCGCCCGGATTGAGCCGGAGTACTTCACCCTTGCGGAAAGCCTAGGACTGGCCACCCTTCCCTACCCCTCCCTTCAGCTTGGAGGGTGCGTGGCCGCCCATCCGGAGGGGTTCGTGGTGGAGCCCGACGGCACCCTGCAGAAGTGTTGGGACACGGTGGGGCAGCCCGAGTTCGCCGTGGGCAACCTCCTGGAATACGATCCCCTGCAACTTGCGGAGAACCCCGTTTACCAGCGCTGGATGTCCTGGGACCCCTTCTCCGAAAAGCTCGCCTGCTCCCGTTGCACCTGGCTTCCTGCGTGCATGGGGGGGTGCCCCTTGAAGGTGGTCTTCCCCGAGGCCATGCCTGAGGGGAAGGTGGAGCTGGAGTGCACCACCTTCAAGTGGAACTGGAAGCGTACCTTTACTTTGCTAGCCGAACGTGCAGGCGAGGCAGAGCCGGCACCTCGCCCCTGCACGGGCTAG
- a CDS encoding SWIM zinc finger family protein translates to MPLKERLFQTLGKLEKAKALLGKVHPVAGMEGLFVVESESQPRKRYLVDLEAETCTCPAYAQGKTRPCKHQVAVVLSLWLREKRRAQVETRAAERPVA, encoded by the coding sequence ATGCCTCTAAAGGAAAGGCTCTTCCAGACCCTGGGCAAGCTGGAGAAGGCCAAGGCGCTCCTCGGGAAGGTCCACCCCGTGGCGGGGATGGAGGGGCTCTTCGTGGTGGAGAGCGAGAGCCAGCCGAGGAAGCGCTACCTCGTGGACCTCGAGGCCGAGACCTGCACCTGCCCGGCCTACGCCCAGGGGAAGACCCGGCCCTGCAAGCACCAGGTGGCCGTGGTCCTCTCCCTCTGGCTCCGGGAGAAGCGGAGGGCTCAGGTGGAGACGCGGGCGGCGGAGCGCCCGGTGGCCTAG
- a CDS encoding Rad52/Rad22 family DNA repair protein, with the protein MTVAEAIARLTRPLTAEEIEWKVISAKNGQTTIAPFIDARAVMARLDEAFGPFGWQVRYTPAQVGDEHGVIASIAIKNPETGEWVEKQDGSGATDMEPFKGGISGALKRAAVAWGIGRELYRYPRVVIEGEHRYIPFKVLERLKGLPDAVAAGKPLPEVVRLNANGETVKR; encoded by the coding sequence ATGACGGTAGCGGAAGCGATTGCCAGGCTCACCCGGCCCCTCACGGCGGAGGAGATCGAGTGGAAGGTGATCAGCGCCAAGAACGGGCAGACCACCATCGCCCCCTTCATCGACGCCCGGGCGGTGATGGCCCGCCTGGATGAGGCCTTCGGGCCCTTCGGGTGGCAGGTGCGCTACACCCCGGCCCAGGTGGGGGACGAGCACGGGGTCATCGCCAGCATCGCCATCAAGAACCCCGAGACCGGGGAGTGGGTGGAGAAGCAGGACGGCTCCGGGGCCACGGACATGGAGCCCTTCAAGGGGGGCATCTCCGGGGCGCTCAAGCGGGCGGCGGTGGCGTGGGGCATCGGCAGGGAGCTCTACCGCTACCCCCGGGTGGTGATTGAAGGGGAGCACCGCTACATCCCCTTCAAGGTCCTGGAGAGGTTGAAGGGCCTCCCGGACGCGGTGGCGGCGGGGAAGCCCCTCCCTGAGGTGGTGCGGCTCAACGCCAACGGGGAGACGGTGAAGCGGTAG